The Lysinibacillus timonensis nucleotide sequence TCCCGACTAATTCCTTTAAAGTAAAGCGGTTTCCCAATTTCGCCTGCTTCAATACATTTTTTTGCAGTAGCATAATCTACGTCAAAACGACGCATAAACCCTACTTGAACAAAGGCATTCTTTTCTTTTGCATGTGCTAAAATTTTCTTAGATGTTTCGAGGTCAATCGTTAAAGGCTTTTCTACAAATATTGCTTTATTTGCTTCAATTGCTTTAGTAATAATTTCATAGTGGCTATTCGTTGAGGTGACAATGACTACTGCTTCTATTTCGTCATTTTCTAGAATGGTATTAAAATCGTCTGTGTAGAATGGTATTTGATATTGTGTTGCAATTTTTTCAGCACGTTCTAAAGCACTGTCACATACCGCCGCAACTTCTATATTTCTAATATTCAGTAAATTCTGGACGTGAATCATCCCTAATCTTCCTAATCCAATTACCGCTGTTTTCATTTCATCCCTCCACTTTCACCCATTCGCCAAGTTTTCGCGAACGATATGCTAGTTCAATATACTTTGCCATTTCAAGTGATGATTGCAACATTTCATTGGAAGAAGCTTCTTGAGCAATGCACTTCTCCATATATTCAATTTGTTTTACATAAGATTCATCGTACAAATGATGTTGTTCGAGAATGCGTTCATTCTGATCTAAAAGAGTTACAATTCCTTTTCTGTCTGGAGATACGTCTGGTCGAAAACTATGTTCCACTCTCAGTATTCCTTTATTCCCATAAATCGTGTAGTAATTTTCAAATGGCATTCGCATCGAACACGTAAATGAGGCTAGTGTATTATTCTCGTCATACATCACAACATGAGACGTTTCATCAACTCCATCATCTTGTGGTGATGTCATCAAAATGCGTTGTGGTTTATACCCTACCATTTGTGTTATTACGTGCATACAATAACAACCTACATCGTATAAAGCGCCACCTCCCAATTGCTCATTCAGACGAATATCATCTTCATCTTCAAGTAACCATGAAAAATGTGCTTTGATCTCTCGGATTTCACCGACTTGAGGTAACAGCTCCTTCATTTTTTGATGCTGTATGTGGTACTGATACATAAAGGCTTCAAGCACAACAAGGTTACTTTCATCAACTTTTAACGCAATTTCCTGCATTTCGTTTAGAGAAATGGTTGCAGGTTTTTCAACTAACACATGCTTTCCATGTTCTATTGCCAGTTGAACGTATTGTGCATGAAGTGCGTTAGGTAAAGGGATATAAACGACACCAATAGAAGGATCCTGTAATAATGCTTCGTATGACTCATAAACATGTTCAATCCCAAAACGTGACACTTTCTTAGATGACCTTGATGCAACCGCTTTCAAATTCGCTTTTTCAACTTTGTTTATAGCCGGTAAAAATTGTTCGTATGCAATATTTGAAGCACCCAATATTCCCCAATTTGCCATAACATTTCCCCTTCCAAAATTTAGTTAAGCGGTTTCTTTTACCCAATTATACAAAACAAAATTTCTATTTCAAGTACCATTTCATCTCC carries:
- a CDS encoding Gfo/Idh/MocA family protein, whose product is MANWGILGASNIAYEQFLPAINKVEKANLKAVASRSSKKVSRFGIEHVYESYEALLQDPSIGVVYIPLPNALHAQYVQLAIEHGKHVLVEKPATISLNEMQEIALKVDESNLVVLEAFMYQYHIQHQKMKELLPQVGEIREIKAHFSWLLEDEDDIRLNEQLGGGALYDVGCYCMHVITQMVGYKPQRILMTSPQDDGVDETSHVVMYDENNTLASFTCSMRMPFENYYTIYGNKGILRVEHSFRPDVSPDRKGIVTLLDQNERILEQHHLYDESYVKQIEYMEKCIAQEASSNEMLQSSLEMAKYIELAYRSRKLGEWVKVEG